The following are encoded in a window of Lawsonia intracellularis PHE/MN1-00 genomic DNA:
- a CDS encoding Gfo/Idh/MocA family protein, which yields MKIGIIGCGLIGHKRAQSIGDTHQLIACSDLYFERAEKLASMYPHCHAYVSWQEVIANPSIDIIIISTLHDSLSNLTVEALQAGKHVLVEKPAGRNLQELLSIQQAAKASGKLVRVGFNHRYHKAVLKAHELVQAGYTGELMFIRARYGHGGRIGYEKEWRADPHRSGGGELLDQGPHLIDLARWFLGDFTSISGSVQTCYWDMPVDDNAFMLLQTNTKKTAFLHVSCSEWKNLFSFEIYGRQAKIDISGLGGSYGVEKVTLYQMLPEMGPPETTTWEYPMLDKSWATELQEFYEDIQHNRTPAAGIPEAIAVHEVVEKLYKQSGYTFL from the coding sequence ATGAAGATAGGTATTATTGGATGTGGCCTTATTGGGCATAAACGAGCGCAATCCATTGGGGATACTCACCAACTTATTGCTTGTTCAGATCTCTATTTTGAACGTGCTGAAAAACTTGCATCTATGTATCCTCATTGCCATGCTTACGTCTCTTGGCAAGAGGTCATTGCTAACCCTTCTATAGATATCATTATCATATCAACACTTCATGATAGTCTATCAAATCTTACAGTAGAAGCATTACAAGCAGGTAAACATGTCCTTGTAGAAAAACCTGCTGGTCGTAATCTCCAAGAACTATTGAGTATTCAACAAGCCGCCAAAGCTAGCGGAAAGCTTGTACGAGTAGGGTTTAATCATAGATATCATAAAGCTGTACTTAAAGCACATGAACTTGTTCAAGCTGGTTATACAGGAGAATTAATGTTTATCCGTGCTCGGTATGGACATGGCGGAAGAATTGGCTATGAAAAAGAATGGCGAGCAGATCCACATCGCTCTGGAGGAGGAGAGCTTCTTGATCAAGGTCCACATCTTATTGATCTTGCTCGGTGGTTTTTAGGAGACTTTACTTCAATCTCTGGTTCTGTCCAAACATGCTATTGGGACATGCCTGTAGATGACAATGCCTTTATGTTACTACAAACAAATACAAAAAAAACAGCATTTTTACATGTTAGTTGTTCTGAATGGAAAAATCTTTTCTCGTTTGAAATCTATGGCCGTCAAGCAAAAATAGATATCTCTGGATTAGGAGGTAGCTATGGAGTAGAAAAAGTTACTCTTTACCAAATGCTCCCTGAAATGGGCCCTCCAGAAACAACAACATGGGAATATCCTATGTTAGATAAATCATGGGCTACAGAACTCCAAGAGTTTTATGAAGATATTCAACATAATCGAACGCCAGCAGCCGGTATACCTGAAGCTATTGCTGTACATGAAGTTGTTGAAAAACTGTATAAACAATCTGGATATACATTTTTATAA
- a CDS encoding glycosyltransferase family 4 protein, with protein MSPRKLHVLHITSRADFGGGPEHVYQILRHSPGQWNNFVACPLDRPYAERYKNLLGINGICFIPHRKFSVKTLWDLRQFIKKNAIDLIHSHGKGAGVYSRLLHVLTNIPCVHTYHGSNINSYSAVKSKLYRLYEQLMGNVTQRAIVVSPSEQEYVLQEKLIPTERLTYIPNGVVFPEKIDTEEKHERFQIISITRFDKYKNTEFVIPILHRLKEEQQIHQVQLVLIGDGPERKVLEERLKSEDLSQYVIFTGNVLSSAPYLQKANVYLSTSCWEGMPLGVLEAMSYGLPVVASDVKGNCDAVEHEETGFLYPYNNAYEASKALICLMNSPKMVKQFSQAARERVRKFYSIQQMIASLMLLYDDIAKQQYLSL; from the coding sequence ATGTCGCCACGAAAATTACATGTGCTTCATATAACATCAAGAGCTGACTTTGGTGGTGGACCAGAGCATGTCTATCAGATTTTACGACACAGTCCAGGACAGTGGAACAATTTTGTTGCTTGTCCTTTAGATAGACCATATGCTGAACGATATAAAAATCTATTAGGAATAAATGGCATTTGTTTTATTCCTCATAGAAAGTTTTCAGTAAAAACCCTATGGGATCTTAGACAATTCATCAAAAAAAATGCAATAGATCTTATTCATTCCCACGGTAAAGGTGCAGGTGTTTATTCTCGCTTATTACATGTATTAACAAATATTCCTTGTGTGCATACGTATCATGGTTCAAATATAAACTCATATTCAGCAGTAAAGTCTAAACTTTATAGACTCTATGAACAGCTTATGGGTAATGTTACACAACGTGCTATTGTTGTTTCGCCAAGTGAACAGGAATATGTGTTACAAGAAAAATTAATTCCCACAGAACGGCTTACTTATATTCCAAATGGTGTTGTTTTTCCTGAAAAAATAGATACAGAGGAAAAACATGAGCGTTTTCAAATTATTTCTATTACACGGTTTGATAAATATAAAAATACAGAATTTGTCATTCCTATTCTACATAGATTAAAAGAAGAACAACAAATACATCAAGTCCAACTAGTGTTAATTGGTGATGGACCTGAGAGGAAAGTACTTGAAGAACGATTAAAATCAGAGGATCTTTCACAATATGTTATCTTTACAGGGAATGTACTCTCTTCAGCTCCCTATCTGCAAAAAGCAAATGTATATTTAAGTACGTCATGCTGGGAAGGTATGCCATTAGGTGTGTTAGAAGCTATGTCTTATGGTTTACCTGTGGTTGCTTCAGATGTTAAAGGTAATTGTGATGCTGTAGAACATGAAGAAACAGGATTCCTCTATCCTTACAATAATGCCTATGAAGCATCTAAGGCCTTAATTTGTTTAATGAATTCTCCCAAAATGGTAAAACAGTTCAGTCAAGCTGCTAGAGAACGTGTTCGAAAATTTTACTCTATACAACAAATGATTGCTTCTCTTATGCTTCTTTATGATGATATTGCAAAACAACAATATCTTTCTTTATAA
- a CDS encoding class I SAM-dependent methyltransferase codes for MSSNTSKKWPKVIPPLTPEQEAISLDFYHYWLELLASKYNMLEKFNHGYVVKAATPGFCHTLEIGAGIGEHLYYENLSEEQTKNYVAVDVRESFIEKIRNIHPQIKVLCGDCQDRLPFEDGHFDRIIAIHVLEHLPNLPAAIREIHRLCNKQSGSFSIVIPCEGSLAYSFARMISTKRIFKKRYNQSYDWFIKREHINTPSEIFEEIAPYFKKESTNYFPLFVPLAFCNLIIGATFSPIIHNN; via the coding sequence ATGTCTAGTAATACATCAAAAAAATGGCCTAAAGTAATTCCACCTCTTACACCTGAACAAGAAGCTATTAGCCTTGATTTTTACCATTATTGGTTAGAGTTACTTGCTTCAAAATACAATATGCTAGAAAAATTTAATCATGGTTATGTAGTTAAAGCTGCAACCCCTGGTTTTTGTCATACTCTTGAAATTGGGGCTGGTATTGGGGAACATTTGTATTATGAAAATCTTTCTGAGGAACAAACAAAAAATTATGTTGCAGTAGATGTACGTGAAAGTTTTATTGAAAAGATTCGTAATATTCATCCACAGATAAAAGTTTTATGTGGAGACTGCCAAGATAGGTTGCCTTTTGAAGATGGACATTTTGATCGAATTATTGCTATTCATGTTCTTGAACATTTACCTAATCTCCCTGCAGCTATCCGTGAAATACATAGACTTTGTAATAAACAATCTGGCTCTTTTTCTATAGTGATACCATGTGAGGGAAGTTTAGCATATTCTTTTGCAAGAATGATTTCCACAAAGCGTATTTTTAAAAAAAGATATAATCAGTCATATGATTGGTTTATTAAACGTGAACATATAAATACACCAAGTGAAATTTTTGAAGAAATTGCTCCTTATTTTAAAAAAGAGTCAACAAACTATTTCCCATTATTTGTACCATTAGCTTTTTGTAATCTTATAATTGGAGCTACGTTTTCTCCAATTATTCATAACAATTAG
- the rfbC gene encoding dTDP-4-dehydrorhamnose 3,5-epimerase → MEVEKTSLEGVLLIKPKVWEDSRGYFLETWNKQRYIEIGLQLPFVQDNHSSSTLHTLRGLHFQQQYPQGKLVSVSLGEVFDVAVDLRINSPTFGSWFGVILSEKNHYQMWIPPGLAHGFCVLSERAHFHYKCTEYYYPQDESCICWNDPDIGIDWPVQHPNLSHKDKIAQSWADYVASIT, encoded by the coding sequence ATGGAAGTGGAAAAGACGTCTTTAGAAGGCGTATTACTGATTAAACCAAAAGTATGGGAAGACAGCCGAGGATACTTTCTAGAGACATGGAATAAACAACGCTATATTGAAATTGGACTACAACTACCCTTTGTTCAGGACAATCATTCTTCTTCAACGCTTCATACACTTAGAGGTCTTCACTTTCAACAACAGTATCCTCAAGGGAAACTTGTAAGTGTCTCATTAGGAGAAGTTTTTGACGTTGCTGTAGATCTTCGTATAAATTCTCCTACCTTTGGATCATGGTTTGGTGTGATTCTTTCAGAGAAGAATCATTATCAAATGTGGATTCCACCAGGCTTAGCTCATGGTTTCTGTGTTCTTTCAGAACGTGCCCATTTTCACTATAAATGTACGGAATACTATTATCCACAAGATGAAAGCTGTATTTGCTGGAATGATCCAGACATTGGTATTGATTGGCCTGTACAGCATCCAAATCTTTCACACAAAGATAAAATAGCTCAATCTTGGGCAGATTATGTTGCTTCTATAACATAG
- a CDS encoding SDR family NAD(P)-dependent oxidoreductase yields the protein MEGKLTEQSAIITGGNQGLGLAIAKAFVQEGANICICARNKQQLVVAVDELKTLRISDKQQIISLAIDVSIPAEVESLIQQAIKKFKQVHILVNNAGIYGPMGPIDTVDWEQWKKTIEINLYGSVLPCRMLLPHFRQHKYGKIIQISGGGATNPMPRIEAYAASKSAVVRTMESIAQECIADNITVNCVAPGLLNTRLLDEVLANGPERAGEQFYQQMLKAKETNKTTSFDFATELCIFLASKASNGITGRLISAVWDNYYAWPDHIEELQQSDLYTLRRITGRERSITWGDK from the coding sequence ATGGAAGGAAAACTTACAGAACAGTCTGCTATTATTACAGGTGGTAATCAAGGATTAGGCTTAGCTATTGCAAAAGCTTTTGTACAAGAAGGAGCCAATATATGTATTTGTGCCCGCAACAAACAACAACTTGTAGTAGCTGTCGATGAACTTAAAACACTTAGAATCTCTGATAAACAACAAATAATAAGCCTTGCAATAGATGTCTCTATTCCTGCAGAAGTTGAATCACTTATACAACAAGCTATTAAAAAATTTAAGCAAGTCCATATTTTAGTGAATAATGCTGGTATTTATGGTCCTATGGGTCCAATTGATACTGTTGATTGGGAACAATGGAAAAAAACTATAGAAATTAATCTTTATGGTTCTGTATTACCTTGTCGTATGTTGTTACCTCACTTTCGTCAGCACAAATATGGTAAAATTATCCAAATATCTGGAGGGGGAGCGACAAATCCTATGCCACGAATTGAAGCCTATGCAGCAAGCAAAAGTGCTGTTGTACGTACAATGGAATCAATTGCTCAAGAGTGTATAGCCGATAATATCACCGTTAACTGTGTAGCACCAGGATTGCTAAATACTCGACTATTAGATGAAGTTCTTGCTAATGGACCTGAACGTGCAGGCGAACAATTTTATCAACAAATGCTCAAAGCAAAAGAAACAAATAAAACAACATCATTTGATTTTGCTACAGAACTTTGTATATTTTTAGCTTCTAAAGCTTCTAATGGCATTACAGGACGTTTAATAAGTGCTGTATGGGATAACTATTATGCATGGCCAGACCATATAGAAGAACTTCAACAAAGCGATCTTTATACATTACGACGAATCACTGGTAGAGAACGTAGTATAACTTGGGGAGACAAATGA
- a CDS encoding nucleotidyltransferase family protein, which translates to MLPVVILAGGLATRMHPHTKTLPKALLSIHGQPFIEHQLCLLAEKGIQDIVLCLGHLGEQVIEYVEKKNKYGLNIQWSMDGPHLLGTGGAIYNALPLLSEQFMVLYGDSYLDIDYKVIADAYQKSSQPALLTIYKNNNQFDTSNIQYENGCIIDYNKTHKTDKMQYIDYGLSCLHKKIFTDWKNTTFDLSDVYTFLVKNRAIVGYEVTQRFYEIGSPHGLAALETYLSQKTCFI; encoded by the coding sequence ATGTTACCTGTAGTCATTCTTGCTGGTGGACTTGCTACTCGTATGCATCCACACACAAAAACATTACCCAAAGCACTTTTATCTATACATGGTCAGCCATTTATTGAACACCAACTATGTTTACTTGCTGAGAAGGGTATCCAAGATATCGTCTTGTGCCTAGGACACTTAGGGGAACAAGTTATAGAATATGTTGAAAAAAAAAATAAATATGGACTCAATATCCAATGGTCTATGGATGGGCCTCACCTATTAGGTACAGGGGGAGCTATTTATAATGCATTACCTTTACTCAGTGAACAGTTTATGGTCCTATATGGAGATAGTTATCTTGATATAGACTACAAAGTAATAGCTGATGCATACCAAAAAAGCTCTCAACCAGCCTTACTCACCATTTATAAAAATAACAATCAGTTTGATACAAGTAATATTCAATATGAAAATGGTTGTATCATAGACTATAATAAAACACATAAAACAGACAAAATGCAGTATATAGACTATGGATTATCATGTCTCCACAAAAAAATCTTTACTGATTGGAAGAATACTACATTTGATCTCTCTGATGTATATACATTTCTTGTAAAGAATCGAGCTATTGTTGGATATGAAGTTACACAACGCTTTTATGAAATAGGTTCTCCTCATGGACTAGCAGCGCTTGAAACATATCTTTCACAAAAAACATGTTTTATTTAG
- a CDS encoding ABC transporter permease, whose translation MVNIFYYLWHQRRNVLRLVIGDFTQNYLSSYLGFIWAFLGPLVTLSVLAIVFQVGFRVPPIDVSGVPFVVWLACGMVPWLYIADGLTVGASSVTSYSFLVRKVGRFRLAILPIIRLAASGIIHCVLVLFLLILLFYYNISPSLYWLQFPVYLFFLYLLLLGVALFTSAISVFIPDILNLLSIIINLGFWGTPILWHASMLPSSWHWIFLVNPAYYIVQGYRDTFLEQQWIWERPLEEHIFFGLWLAILFLIGIYTFKRLRPHFADVL comes from the coding sequence ATGGTAAATATTTTTTATTACCTCTGGCATCAACGTAGAAATGTCTTAAGACTTGTTATAGGAGATTTTACACAAAATTATCTTTCCTCTTACCTTGGCTTTATTTGGGCATTTTTAGGACCATTGGTAACACTTTCTGTTTTAGCTATTGTATTTCAAGTAGGCTTTAGAGTTCCTCCTATTGATGTAAGTGGTGTCCCTTTTGTTGTATGGCTAGCCTGTGGGATGGTCCCTTGGCTTTATATTGCTGATGGACTAACAGTTGGTGCTAGTTCTGTTACCTCTTATTCCTTCCTTGTGCGGAAAGTTGGCAGATTTCGTCTGGCTATTCTTCCTATTATTCGTTTAGCTGCTTCTGGTATCATCCACTGTGTGCTTGTTCTTTTTTTACTTATCCTTTTATTTTATTATAATATAAGCCCATCTCTTTATTGGTTGCAATTCCCTGTATATCTTTTTTTTCTCTATCTATTGCTTTTAGGTGTAGCACTATTTACTTCTGCTATTTCTGTTTTTATTCCAGATATTCTCAATTTGCTAAGTATTATTATCAACCTTGGATTTTGGGGAACACCTATTCTGTGGCATGCTTCTATGTTGCCCTCTTCTTGGCATTGGATCTTTCTTGTTAATCCTGCTTACTATATAGTTCAAGGTTATAGAGATACGTTTCTTGAACAACAATGGATTTGGGAACGTCCACTAGAAGAGCATATATTTTTTGGGCTTTGGTTAGCTATACTCTTTCTTATTGGTATATATACATTTAAAAGACTTCGCCCACACTTTGCAGACGTCCTTTAA
- a CDS encoding galactokinase has protein sequence MIIARSPLRISLGGGGTDLPSYYREHEGFLIAGAINKYVYVTIMYPFIEGISLKYSDIEHCSKAEEINHRIIREVLLMQELKTPQIEITTLADIPAGTGLGSSGSFTTALLKAIYMHRRKLLLPHDLAELACHIEIDRLGEPIGKQDQYIAAFGGLTCFTFHKDDTVSAYPLQIPIEAQFELEERLLLFFTGFSRSASNILADQHVRSQKGDKEMIDNLHYVKDLGYRSKACLEAGDINGFGTIMNEHWQHKKQRSGGMSNSQIDEWYLLGMNNGAIGGKLVGAGGGGFLLFVAEDKVRLCKAMSQAGLSRVRFQFDYEGTKVVLS, from the coding sequence ATGATTATTGCACGTAGTCCATTAAGAATAAGTCTTGGAGGAGGAGGAACAGATCTTCCTTCTTACTATCGTGAACATGAAGGATTTCTTATAGCTGGAGCTATCAATAAATATGTTTATGTAACCATTATGTATCCGTTTATAGAAGGAATCTCTCTCAAGTATTCAGATATTGAACATTGCTCTAAAGCAGAAGAAATTAATCACCGAATTATTCGCGAAGTCCTTCTTATGCAGGAACTCAAAACTCCACAAATAGAAATCACAACATTAGCTGACATCCCCGCAGGAACAGGACTTGGTTCTTCTGGAAGCTTTACTACAGCATTACTTAAAGCTATTTATATGCATAGAAGAAAACTCCTTTTACCACACGATTTAGCTGAACTTGCCTGCCATATAGAAATTGATCGTCTTGGAGAACCAATTGGAAAACAAGATCAATATATTGCTGCCTTTGGTGGGTTAACGTGTTTCACTTTCCATAAAGATGACACTGTTAGTGCATATCCTCTACAAATACCTATTGAAGCACAATTTGAACTTGAAGAACGTTTACTTCTCTTTTTTACAGGTTTTTCTAGAAGTGCAAGTAACATTTTAGCAGATCAACATGTTCGCTCTCAAAAGGGCGATAAAGAAATGATAGATAATCTTCACTATGTTAAAGATCTTGGCTATCGTAGCAAAGCTTGCCTTGAAGCAGGAGATATCAATGGTTTTGGAACAATTATGAATGAACATTGGCAACATAAAAAGCAACGTTCAGGTGGTATGTCAAACTCTCAAATAGATGAATGGTATCTATTAGGCATGAATAATGGAGCTATAGGTGGCAAACTTGTTGGGGCTGGAGGTGGAGGATTTCTTCTATTTGTTGCCGAGGATAAAGTACGATTATGCAAAGCTATGAGTCAAGCAGGATTATCTAGAGTCCGTTTTCAATTTGATTATGAAGGAACAAAGGTGGTATTATCCTAA
- a CDS encoding glycoside hydrolase family 99-like domain-containing protein produces the protein MKYIRLIKKFFIIYKKYGFQAAAIKTRQYFRKFLPSYAVSYFLPTIPYEPPYPIDPKVTTDIKLIAYYLPQFHQFPENDEWWGKGFTEWTNVCRSKPMFEGHIQPNYPHPDIGFYDLSNIEVLRKQVAMAKQHGIYGFCFHHYWFAGKRLMEKPVDMLLKHSELDIPFCLNWANENWTRRWDGEDQKVLIAQTHSPEDDIAFMKDLLRYFKDPRYIRINNRPVLQLYHASLLPDLKATVKRWEAVCKEHGEEKPYLMLVQSFRNIDPQDYDFDAAVQFPPHLPSWNFPIDIGLKGLHKRFKGRIRHYSMFAEAVVKDYTTKYTLYPCVFPGWDNTPRRLYFSSIFACSTPQAYRQWLTDACTFASTTHEKDNRFVFINAWNEWAEGAHLEPNKAYGYAYLNATSRVVENFAVPPSTAENNPHKVLVVGHDAFLAGAQRLLLETLQWIKRNTNIDCRLLLLGDGVLLDEYMQSVPVMLCSADTLQLSKLEDFCGGIPDCILGNTAVSAQVYNMLSSWNVPIVSFVHELEAALQRFAGEQNIASMLKYSSYFITASEPVRQNLISTHGVNPQDCITIPAFLEPRLYPLSQKKKKQLRESLNLPQNGCLFMGCGTRDWRKGFDLFIEVAITTLKNTSHELPIFCWVGKQEVPLLHSSPLYKQLKKDIHNNLIFIDEVENPGPYFQASDVFLLPSREDPFPLVALMAALCQNPIICFADAGGIPSFVSNNSGIVVPYGDSSAMSKACIQLIKNKQLCEQLGIPGRKKVLLHYTTEVAVPRIITVLQQAIKICR, from the coding sequence ATGAAGTATATACGTCTTATAAAAAAATTTTTTATTATATATAAAAAATATGGGTTCCAAGCAGCAGCTATAAAAACTAGACAATATTTTCGTAAATTTCTACCAAGTTATGCTGTTTCTTATTTCTTACCTACGATTCCTTATGAACCTCCATATCCTATAGATCCAAAAGTTACTACAGATATCAAGCTTATTGCTTACTATTTACCCCAATTTCATCAATTTCCTGAAAATGATGAATGGTGGGGAAAAGGATTTACAGAATGGACAAATGTCTGTCGTTCAAAACCTATGTTTGAAGGGCATATTCAACCTAATTATCCTCATCCTGACATAGGTTTCTATGACCTTTCAAATATAGAAGTGCTACGTAAACAAGTAGCAATGGCAAAACAACATGGTATTTACGGATTTTGTTTTCATCATTACTGGTTTGCTGGTAAGCGATTAATGGAAAAGCCTGTAGATATGCTCCTTAAGCATTCAGAATTGGATATCCCCTTTTGTCTGAATTGGGCTAATGAAAATTGGACAAGACGTTGGGATGGTGAAGATCAAAAAGTATTAATTGCTCAAACACATTCACCAGAAGATGATATTGCGTTCATGAAAGATTTGTTAAGATATTTTAAAGATCCTCGATATATCCGTATTAACAATCGACCTGTATTACAACTATATCATGCATCATTGCTTCCAGATCTTAAGGCAACTGTAAAACGTTGGGAAGCTGTATGTAAAGAGCATGGCGAAGAAAAGCCCTATCTTATGCTTGTACAAAGCTTTCGAAACATAGACCCACAAGACTATGACTTTGATGCTGCTGTGCAATTTCCTCCCCATTTACCATCTTGGAATTTTCCTATTGATATTGGGTTAAAGGGTCTTCATAAACGTTTTAAAGGAAGAATACGACACTATAGTATGTTTGCTGAGGCTGTTGTAAAAGATTATACTACAAAATATACATTGTATCCTTGTGTTTTTCCTGGGTGGGATAATACACCTCGGCGTCTTTATTTTTCAAGTATTTTTGCATGCTCAACACCTCAAGCATACCGTCAATGGTTAACTGATGCATGTACATTTGCTTCCACAACACATGAAAAAGACAATCGTTTTGTATTTATTAATGCTTGGAATGAATGGGCAGAAGGAGCACATCTTGAACCAAACAAAGCTTATGGGTATGCATATCTTAATGCAACGTCACGTGTTGTGGAAAATTTTGCAGTACCTCCTTCTACAGCAGAAAACAATCCTCATAAAGTATTAGTAGTAGGACATGATGCATTTCTTGCTGGTGCACAACGATTATTACTTGAAACATTACAGTGGATTAAAAGAAATACAAATATAGATTGTAGGCTTCTTTTACTTGGTGATGGTGTTTTATTAGATGAATATATGCAGTCTGTACCTGTGATGCTATGTTCAGCAGATACATTGCAGTTATCAAAGCTAGAAGATTTTTGTGGAGGGATTCCAGATTGTATTTTAGGTAATACAGCTGTTTCAGCTCAAGTATATAACATGCTTTCTTCATGGAATGTTCCTATTGTTTCATTTGTTCATGAACTTGAAGCAGCTCTTCAACGTTTTGCAGGTGAGCAAAATATTGCTTCTATGTTGAAATATTCAAGTTATTTTATTACAGCATCTGAACCAGTACGACAAAATCTTATTTCTACTCATGGAGTGAATCCACAAGATTGTATAACAATACCTGCGTTTCTTGAGCCACGTCTCTATCCACTATCTCAAAAAAAGAAGAAACAATTACGTGAGTCATTGAATCTTCCACAAAATGGTTGTCTTTTTATGGGATGTGGAACCAGAGATTGGAGAAAAGGTTTTGATCTCTTTATTGAAGTAGCTATAACTACATTAAAAAATACATCTCATGAGCTTCCTATTTTTTGTTGGGTAGGAAAACAAGAAGTACCACTTCTCCACTCTTCTCCTTTATACAAACAGTTAAAAAAAGATATCCATAATAATCTTATTTTTATAGATGAAGTTGAAAATCCAGGACCATACTTTCAAGCTTCTGATGTATTTTTACTGCCTTCTCGTGAAGATCCCTTTCCACTTGTAGCACTTATGGCTGCATTATGTCAGAATCCTATTATTTGTTTTGCTGATGCAGGAGGAATTCCTTCATTTGTTTCAAATAACTCTGGGATTGTTGTTCCTTATGGGGATAGTAGCGCCATGTCAAAGGCATGTATCCAATTGATAAAAAATAAACAATTATGTGAACAACTTGGAATACCTGGAAGAAAAAAAGTATTATTGCATTATACAACAGAAGTTGCAGTGCCACGTATAATTACTGTGTTACAACAGGCTATAAAAATTTGTAGATAA
- a CDS encoding class I SAM-dependent methyltransferase: MEHTFGDIGWNKTVWNNKEWSEEGEEWSKKWGSSESQWITTILPRIHPFSPEKIALKQSLHSNQLPKFLFSFIPKNSILEIAPGFGRWTKFLLSYPYRSYCGIDLASPCIAHCKKNLYGIKIVNFL, translated from the coding sequence TTGGAACATACTTTTGGCGATATTGGTTGGAATAAAACAGTCTGGAATAATAAAGAATGGTCTGAAGAAGGCGAGGAGTGGTCTAAAAAGTGGGGTTCCTCAGAATCTCAATGGATTACAACTATTTTACCACGTATTCACCCTTTTTCCCCTGAAAAAATAGCCTTAAAACAATCTCTTCACTCTAATCAGCTCCCAAAATTTCTTTTTTCTTTTATCCCTAAAAATAGTATTTTAGAAATTGCACCAGGATTTGGACGCTGGACAAAATTTCTTCTATCTTATCCTTATAGAAGTTATTGTGGTATAGATTTAGCTTCTCCTTGCATAGCTCATTGTAAAAAAAATTTATATGGTATAAAAATTGTAAATTTTTTGTAA
- a CDS encoding glycosyltransferase family 2 protein, whose amino-acid sequence MTQYVSIITTSYNYAAYLADTIESVIAQTYPYWELIIVDDGSTDTSLEIIKQYTEKDSRIHLIQHPDGKNYGLPTTVYLGILHAQYDYIAFLESDDMWTPDSLQERLVVMNKTQADVVFNQCKPIGDVTSVSRDVHGYLSLIHETMSQLTPPFSLFTCYLTTTNLIPTFSCVLLKKAPLLQCTFTPPRPSWLDYWLWSQLSIGSTFAYSPKPLTLWRIHPSSYNTQNDQLFKKCWMPFYLSVCWNMTKQAFKQYPYQIHRYIIPFLYMVKTWSVHSPFISWLKPILQRFRKRYSM is encoded by the coding sequence ATGACTCAATACGTATCTATTATCACTACAAGCTATAACTATGCAGCGTATCTAGCTGACACTATTGAATCTGTTATTGCTCAAACCTATCCATATTGGGAACTCATTATTGTAGACGACGGCTCTACGGATACGTCTCTTGAGATTATAAAACAATATACTGAAAAAGACTCACGAATTCATCTTATACAACATCCAGATGGTAAGAATTATGGACTGCCAACAACGGTCTATCTTGGTATCCTTCATGCACAATATGACTATATAGCTTTTCTTGAATCTGATGATATGTGGACACCAGATAGTCTTCAAGAGCGATTAGTTGTAATGAATAAAACACAAGCAGATGTTGTTTTTAACCAGTGTAAACCCATTGGCGATGTGACATCTGTATCTAGAGATGTTCATGGATATTTATCACTTATTCATGAAACAATGTCTCAACTTACCCCACCTTTTTCTTTATTTACATGTTATCTAACCACAACTAATTTAATTCCTACCTTCTCTTGTGTTCTTCTAAAAAAAGCACCTCTACTTCAATGTACTTTTACACCACCACGACCATCTTGGTTAGATTATTGGCTCTGGTCTCAACTTTCTATTGGTTCAACCTTTGCTTATTCTCCTAAACCCCTTACCCTTTGGCGTATTCATCCATCAAGTTATAATACACAAAATGATCAGCTTTTTAAAAAATGTTGGATGCCATTCTATCTATCTGTGTGTTGGAATATGACAAAACAAGCGTTTAAACAATATCCATATCAGATCCATAGGTATATAATACCTTTTCTATATATGGTAAAAACCTGGTCTGTACATTCTCCATTTATTTCTTGGTTAAAGCCAATACTCCAACGTTTTAGAAAACGTTATAGTATGTAG